A genomic region of Papaver somniferum cultivar HN1 chromosome 7, ASM357369v1, whole genome shotgun sequence contains the following coding sequences:
- the LOC113296417 gene encoding sugar transport protein MST8-like gives MSMIKLGKFDDAKKLLQRLHGTNDGVHILFKDLLAANEASKSAKGSEKQIMSHTHNRPYRLTAIALPLFQQLTGVNVMVLYAPYLFQIVGFQTSAALTYTAIFGAVNVAASIIGIISVSQGYRRFFLIAGGVQLFVGQIMLGILVWIKLGGSDVYDYLIIATSCICVSGFAWSWGPLGWIFLSSEDDMLLLYPLEGRSCC, from the exons ATGTCCATGATTAAGCTAGGTAAGTTTGATGACGCCAAAAAGTTACTCCAACGCCTTCATGGCACCAACGACGGCGTTCATATACTGTTTAAAGATTTATTAGCCGCCAACGAAGCATCAAAGTCGGCAAAAGGATCTGAGAAGCAAATTATGTCTCACACACATAACAGGCCCTACCGTTTGACGGCAATAGCTCTCCCCTTGTTCCAACAGCTCACAGGAGTGAATGTAATGGTTTTATATGCTCCATACCTTTTTCAGATTGTAGGATTTCAAACGAGCGCAGCTCTAACATATACTGCCATCTTTGGAGCGGTCAATGTTGCTGCAAGCATCATCGGTATAATCTCGGTCAGTCAAGGTTACAGAAGGTTTTTCCTCATAGCTGGAGGAGTTCAATTATTTGTTGGTCAG ATCATGTTGGGGATTCTGGTATGGATCAAATTAGGAGGTTCCGATGTGTATGACTACTTGATTATAGCCACCAGTTGTATCTGTGTTTCAGGATTTGCATGGTCATGGGGTCCTTTAGGATGGATTTTTCTCTCCAGTGAAGATGATATGTTACTGTTATACCCGTTGGAGGGTCGGTCATGCTGCTAG